A genomic window from Bordetella genomosp. 9 includes:
- a CDS encoding Bug family tripartite tricarboxylate transporter substrate binding protein: protein MPRTATTMLAHFLVRLGRAALFAWACMATANATADTFPTQNVVIKVGYPPGGGADVAARQLSAQLQQVLGKPVVIENQGGAGGSVAALTYLRQPADGHYLVVLTGNDAVMNPIVSASAKYKPDELRLIHPLIFSDFVLVTARDDAPASIDALIDRMKGAGAPEYSFGNWGIGSTPHLAAADFRAQAGVQSLDVPYKGISPIVQDLIGKGLDYAFIPLVSSVLDMIRSGRLKAVGMATLTRNDLLPDVPAAGESKVLKNFDYKVWPGVFVNSKTPQPVVEKLHAAISSVVNGEKYQKWSVDTGNRPMTPMSLAQADTFYQDELARNQRLAATMKLSPQ from the coding sequence ATGCCCCGTACCGCAACGACGATGCTTGCGCACTTTCTGGTCCGCCTCGGGCGGGCAGCCCTGTTCGCCTGGGCGTGCATGGCCACGGCCAACGCGACGGCCGATACCTTCCCGACGCAGAATGTGGTCATCAAGGTCGGGTATCCGCCGGGCGGAGGCGCCGACGTGGCAGCCCGGCAGTTGTCGGCCCAATTGCAGCAAGTGCTGGGAAAACCGGTGGTCATCGAAAACCAGGGCGGCGCGGGCGGCAGTGTCGCCGCGCTGACGTACCTGCGGCAGCCGGCGGACGGCCACTATCTGGTAGTGCTGACCGGCAATGATGCCGTGATGAATCCCATCGTATCCGCCTCGGCGAAATACAAGCCGGACGAACTGCGCCTGATCCATCCGCTGATCTTTTCCGATTTCGTGCTGGTGACGGCGCGGGATGACGCTCCCGCCAGCATCGATGCATTGATAGACCGCATGAAGGGCGCGGGCGCCCCCGAATACTCGTTTGGCAACTGGGGGATAGGATCCACGCCCCACCTTGCCGCGGCCGACTTCCGCGCGCAGGCCGGCGTCCAGTCGCTGGACGTTCCCTACAAGGGAATTTCACCCATCGTGCAGGACTTGATCGGCAAGGGCCTGGACTACGCGTTCATACCCCTGGTCTCATCGGTGCTGGACATGATACGCAGCGGCCGGCTGAAGGCGGTCGGCATGGCGACCCTCACACGCAACGACCTGCTTCCCGACGTACCCGCGGCCGGCGAGAGCAAAGTGCTGAAGAACTTCGACTACAAGGTCTGGCCCGGCGTATTCGTGAACAGCAAGACGCCGCAGCCCGTGGTCGAGAAACTGCACGCGGCGATCTCGTCCGTGGTGAATGGCGAGAAGTACCAGAAGTGGTCCGTGGATACCGGCAACCGCCCGATGACGCCCATGTCATTGGCACAGGCGGACACCTTCTACCAGGACGAGCTCGCCCGCAACCAGCGCCTGGCCGCGACGATGAAGCTAAGTCCGCAATAA
- a CDS encoding tautomerase family protein: MPVFHAHVPKGRYTRDRKMAIGNALNQSLVQGLGIPEGDRFIVISEHGDDELFIHPTFMDMARTEGAMIIEVLIGAHRPISDKRKLMAAMTRLLEADAAVSPDDVFIAFVPVPNENFSFGRGIAQLAEIDPKW; the protein is encoded by the coding sequence ATGCCCGTATTCCACGCGCATGTCCCCAAGGGGCGCTATACCCGCGACCGCAAGATGGCGATCGGCAACGCGCTGAACCAGTCGCTGGTCCAAGGCCTGGGCATACCCGAAGGCGACCGCTTCATCGTGATCTCCGAACACGGCGACGACGAACTGTTCATCCATCCCACCTTCATGGATATGGCGCGAACGGAAGGCGCCATGATCATCGAGGTCCTGATCGGCGCGCACCGACCGATCTCCGACAAGCGCAAGCTGATGGCGGCCATGACACGCCTGCTGGAAGCGGATGCCGCGGTGTCGCCCGACGACGTCTTCATCGCCTTCGTGCCGGTGCCCAACGAGAATTTTTCCTTCGGCCGGGGCATCGCGCAACTGGCCGAGATCGACCCCAAGTGGTGA
- a CDS encoding alpha/beta hydrolase, with protein MPTRQEIEFTGESGATLRGWYFLPDGTGEARLPAISMCHGYAAVREHGLEPYAQAFARAGFAVLVHDHHGFGASDGEPRHDIDPWLQIADWRRALSWLERRPEVDGQRLGIWGTSYSGGHALVLGATDRRVRCVVSQVPTISGFEQGRRRVSPDVAPAFVETLTDDLRAQHRGEAPRYQAIVDADPARPAAYRSPDAVAFYSRELGGARWSNTVTLRSTYAARMYEPGLWAGRVSPTPLMMIIAQDDRLTMTDLELQAYEQALQPKRLVLLPGGHFDPYDTYFSLSSGAAVEWFVEHLAGR; from the coding sequence ATGCCGACCAGACAGGAAATCGAGTTCACCGGAGAATCCGGCGCGACGCTGCGCGGCTGGTACTTCCTGCCCGATGGCACGGGGGAAGCGCGGCTTCCCGCGATATCCATGTGCCACGGCTATGCGGCGGTCAGGGAACACGGCCTGGAGCCTTATGCGCAGGCCTTCGCGCGCGCCGGCTTCGCGGTGCTGGTGCACGACCATCACGGTTTCGGGGCGAGCGACGGCGAGCCGCGGCACGACATCGATCCCTGGCTGCAGATCGCCGATTGGCGACGCGCGCTGTCCTGGCTGGAAAGACGTCCGGAGGTGGATGGGCAGCGCCTGGGCATCTGGGGTACCAGCTACAGCGGCGGCCACGCATTGGTGTTGGGCGCGACGGACCGGCGGGTGCGCTGCGTGGTTTCCCAGGTGCCCACCATCAGTGGTTTCGAGCAGGGACGGCGGCGCGTGTCCCCCGACGTCGCACCGGCCTTCGTGGAGACCCTGACCGATGACCTGCGGGCGCAGCATCGCGGCGAAGCGCCCCGTTATCAGGCCATCGTCGACGCCGATCCCGCGCGGCCGGCGGCCTACCGTTCGCCGGATGCCGTGGCTTTCTACTCTCGCGAACTGGGCGGCGCGCGCTGGTCCAACACCGTGACGCTGCGCTCCACCTACGCGGCGCGGATGTACGAGCCCGGCCTGTGGGCGGGCCGGGTGTCCCCTACCCCGCTGATGATGATCATCGCCCAGGACGATCGCCTGACCATGACCGACCTGGAGCTGCAGGCCTACGAGCAGGCGCTCCAGCCGAAACGCCTGGTGCTGTTGCCTGGCGGCCATTTCGATCCTTACGACACGTATTTCTCGCTATCCAGCGGCGCGGCCGTGGAATGGTTCGTCGAGCACCTGGCGGGCCGCTAG
- a CDS encoding alpha/beta fold hydrolase: MSTHVDHASPRSQPASLAAYPIRTVIFIHGFLDSGASWQPLVHALAPYGLACLAPDLRGAGDRADQDGPYTLAQAVDDVLDRLREPAAAGGVALVGHSMGAQIAELAAMRAPASVSALALITPTPLEGNALPDEVRAMLRESGGDVAAQRGIRKAFSRNLPDALVDASLDPRRMMGAAAVRGYYDAFTGGDRAGERPGQYPGPTLILGAVEDPVIPSAMVERIRSTRHPRAELAFIDGSGHWPQLEQPASTAAHLARFLQLGAAAGK, translated from the coding sequence ATGAGCACCCACGTCGATCACGCGTCGCCGCGATCGCAGCCCGCCTCCCTGGCGGCATACCCGATACGCACGGTGATATTCATTCATGGATTCCTGGATAGCGGGGCGTCGTGGCAGCCGCTTGTGCATGCCTTGGCCCCCTATGGCCTGGCGTGCCTGGCGCCGGACCTGCGCGGGGCGGGAGACCGCGCAGATCAGGACGGGCCGTATACGCTGGCGCAGGCGGTGGACGATGTGCTTGACCGCCTGCGCGAACCTGCCGCGGCAGGCGGGGTGGCGCTGGTCGGCCACAGCATGGGCGCGCAGATCGCGGAACTGGCGGCCATGCGGGCGCCGGCGTCCGTCTCGGCGCTGGCCCTGATCACGCCGACGCCCTTGGAAGGGAATGCGTTGCCGGACGAGGTGCGCGCCATGCTGCGCGAATCGGGCGGGGACGTCGCCGCCCAGCGTGGTATCAGGAAGGCCTTCTCGCGGAATCTTCCCGATGCGCTTGTGGACGCCAGCCTGGACCCTCGACGCATGATGGGCGCAGCGGCGGTACGCGGCTATTACGACGCTTTCACCGGTGGCGATCGCGCGGGCGAGCGGCCCGGGCAGTATCCGGGTCCTACCCTGATCCTGGGCGCCGTGGAAGATCCGGTGATTCCATCCGCAATGGTGGAGCGCATACGTTCCACGCGGCATCCGCGCGCCGAGCTCGCCTTCATCGACGGCAGCGGCCATTGGCCCCAACTGGAGCAGCCGGCGAGCACCGCCGCGCATCTGGCGCGGTTCCTGCAGCTGGGTGCAGCGGCTGGAAAATAG
- a CDS encoding MarR family winged helix-turn-helix transcriptional regulator yields the protein MPTLDEELTVNIDGLCNLTAVRRASRYLTAVYDQALSPAGLRITQFSILYQLAKNGPMPIGELAARLAMDRTTLSTNLKLLQRDGLIEMAAGEDRRAKLAAITKAGKSRYKQAFPLWSDVQSRFESSYGAKRAQDLRKALGFVLQSGFEPWAENAA from the coding sequence ATGCCCACGCTCGATGAGGAGCTCACGGTCAATATCGACGGTCTGTGCAACTTGACGGCGGTGCGCCGCGCATCGCGTTACCTGACCGCTGTCTACGATCAGGCGCTCAGCCCGGCTGGATTGCGTATCACCCAGTTCTCCATCCTGTACCAATTGGCGAAGAATGGCCCGATGCCCATCGGCGAACTGGCCGCCAGGCTGGCAATGGATCGGACCACGCTGTCGACCAATCTGAAGCTCCTTCAGCGTGACGGCCTGATCGAGATGGCCGCGGGCGAAGACCGTCGTGCCAAGCTCGCCGCCATTACGAAGGCGGGCAAGTCACGCTACAAGCAGGCTTTCCCCTTGTGGTCCGACGTCCAATCGCGCTTCGAGTCGAGCTACGGCGCCAAGCGGGCCCAGGATCTGCGCAAGGCCCTGGGCTTCGTCCTGCAAAGCGGATTCGAGCCCTGGGCGGAAAACGCCGCATAG
- a CDS encoding nuclear transport factor 2 family protein, whose translation MTDAELLAACRKAFTGFEKNDRADLVAALADDVVFEFSDSLPYGGTYHGKKEFLAFWKHVNSEYEFFHYDARAVLHAEDYIIVPVIARAKSNAGHSMENEHCFLFRVKDGNIVYGRIYADTARGRDVLEGRDPRRYPKLLLD comes from the coding sequence ATGACCGACGCCGAATTGCTCGCCGCATGCAGGAAGGCTTTTACCGGGTTCGAAAAGAACGATAGGGCGGACCTGGTCGCCGCCCTGGCCGATGACGTCGTATTCGAATTTTCCGACTCGTTGCCCTATGGCGGCACGTACCACGGAAAGAAGGAATTCCTGGCGTTCTGGAAGCACGTCAATAGCGAGTACGAGTTCTTCCACTACGACGCGCGCGCGGTGCTTCACGCCGAGGACTACATCATCGTTCCAGTGATCGCGCGGGCGAAGTCCAACGCGGGCCATTCGATGGAGAACGAGCACTGCTTCCTGTTCCGCGTCAAGGATGGCAACATCGTCTACGGACGCATCTACGCCGATACGGCACGGGGCCGTGACGTGCTGGAGGGCCGGGACCCCCGCCGCTACCCCAAGCTGCTGCTGGATTGA
- a CDS encoding ABC transporter permease yields the protein MLSALPWRRNKAAGVAAEKRYPALVVLSIAFIVVLLTVACLADVLAPYDYRTQALRLRLAPPVFLGGTSAHLLGTDELGRDILSRLLYAIRFSVLVALGGTAIGAAVGTMLGFLAAHFRGVVEETIMMLTDVQASLPFILIALALIAVFGGSFTLFIVIMGFYGWEVFARLTRGVVIAANNQGYATAVKALGAPPWHIYSRHILPNILSVLIVQFTLNFPQVILLETSLSFLGLGIRPPLTSLGQMLGSGRAFLTTAWWIAILPGTVIFLTTMSISIVGDWIRDRLDPSLRDAR from the coding sequence ATGCTGTCCGCACTGCCCTGGCGCCGCAACAAGGCGGCCGGCGTCGCCGCCGAGAAGCGCTATCCGGCACTGGTGGTCCTGTCGATCGCCTTCATCGTCGTGCTGCTGACGGTGGCCTGCCTGGCCGACGTGCTGGCGCCTTACGACTATCGCACCCAGGCGCTGCGCCTGCGCCTGGCGCCACCCGTCTTCCTGGGCGGCACCAGCGCCCATCTGCTGGGCACCGACGAACTGGGCCGCGACATACTCAGCCGCCTGCTCTATGCCATCCGCTTCAGCGTCCTGGTGGCGCTGGGCGGCACGGCGATCGGCGCGGCCGTCGGCACCATGCTCGGTTTCCTGGCGGCGCATTTCCGCGGCGTCGTGGAAGAAACCATCATGATGCTGACGGACGTCCAGGCGTCCCTGCCCTTCATCCTGATCGCGCTCGCGCTGATCGCCGTGTTCGGCGGCAGCTTCACGCTGTTCATCGTGATCATGGGCTTCTATGGCTGGGAAGTATTCGCCCGCCTGACGCGCGGCGTGGTGATCGCCGCCAACAACCAGGGCTACGCCACGGCCGTGAAGGCCCTGGGCGCCCCGCCCTGGCACATCTACTCCAGACACATCCTGCCGAACATCCTGAGCGTGCTGATCGTGCAGTTCACGCTGAACTTCCCGCAGGTGATCCTGCTGGAGACCTCGCTCAGCTTCCTGGGCCTGGGCATACGGCCGCCGTTGACCAGCCTGGGACAGATGCTGGGATCCGGCCGGGCCTTCCTGACCACGGCCTGGTGGATCGCCATCCTGCCCGGCACCGTCATCTTCCTGACGACGATGTCCATTTCCATCGTCGGCGACTGGATACGCGACCGCCTGGATCCTTCGCTGCGCGACGCAAGATAG
- a CDS encoding ABC transporter permease has protein sequence MNGRLLTRKLLRGLLTVWIVVTFTFVALNLSGDPLEALVGDQASPEVVQQYRQKFGLDKPLWQQYLSYLGNLAHGDFGLSLSDQTPATQLIAAALPYTLRLGLTAFGFGLAVGLALGIVAALNRNRPVDRFVMSFAVLGFSLPNFFLGILLILLFSLHLRLLPSAGADTWWHLILPALTLGTHFAGVFARFTRSAMLEVLNRQYMVAARAKGVPRLRRVVWHALPNAAIPIVTIAGLKLGDLVAGSIIVETVFGWPGVGRLLVGSVTSRDFAVVQAILILTAVTMVLTNLAVDFIYTLLDPRMRAARKEG, from the coding sequence ATGAACGGCCGCCTGCTGACGCGCAAGCTGCTGCGCGGCCTGTTGACGGTGTGGATCGTCGTCACCTTCACCTTCGTCGCGCTGAACCTGTCCGGCGACCCGCTGGAAGCCTTGGTGGGCGACCAGGCCTCGCCCGAGGTGGTACAGCAGTACCGCCAGAAGTTCGGCCTGGACAAGCCGCTGTGGCAGCAATACCTGTCGTACCTGGGCAACCTGGCGCACGGCGATTTCGGCTTGTCCCTGTCCGACCAGACGCCCGCCACGCAATTGATCGCCGCGGCCCTGCCCTACACGCTGCGCCTGGGCCTGACCGCGTTCGGCTTCGGCCTGGCGGTGGGCCTGGCGCTGGGCATCGTCGCGGCGCTGAACCGCAACCGCCCCGTGGACCGCTTCGTCATGAGCTTCGCGGTGCTGGGCTTCAGCCTGCCGAATTTTTTCCTGGGCATCCTGCTGATCCTGCTGTTCTCGCTGCATCTGCGCCTGCTGCCCAGCGCGGGCGCGGACACGTGGTGGCATCTGATCCTGCCCGCCCTGACCCTGGGCACCCATTTCGCCGGCGTGTTCGCGCGCTTCACCCGCTCGGCGATGCTGGAAGTCCTCAACCGCCAATACATGGTGGCCGCCCGCGCCAAGGGTGTCCCGCGCCTGCGGCGGGTGGTCTGGCACGCGCTGCCCAACGCCGCGATCCCCATCGTCACCATCGCCGGCCTGAAGCTGGGCGACCTGGTGGCGGGTTCGATCATCGTCGAAACCGTGTTCGGCTGGCCCGGCGTCGGCCGGCTGCTGGTCGGCTCGGTGACGTCGCGCGATTTCGCCGTGGTGCAGGCCATCCTGATCCTGACCGCGGTCACGATGGTGTTGACCAACCTGGCGGTGGATTTCATCTACACCCTGCTGGACCCACGCATGCGCGCCGCGCGCAAGGAGGGCTAG
- a CDS encoding glycerophosphodiester phosphodiesterase yields MHKPLVIAHRGYSSRYVENTQSAYRGAAEIGADIVESDARLSRDGCVFACHDATLSRIAGDPRAIADMTADELRAVVLEGGERLSPLPRTLTDIAPLRPVLIDVKTQDLDIIEAIVRDVRACGAAARVWIGVRDAAQMDLARSLLPDTRLLAFLPDYTRADEFERAGARAFRVWEGQVEDPAAIDVLRGKPTWITLGGKQTPCEVGDTTPARLARILALRPRGILLNDPGLMTGSTAAPHAPDTP; encoded by the coding sequence ATGCATAAACCCCTGGTCATCGCCCATCGCGGCTACTCATCGCGTTACGTGGAAAACACGCAGTCCGCGTATCGCGGCGCCGCCGAGATCGGCGCCGACATCGTCGAAAGCGACGCACGCCTATCCCGTGACGGCTGCGTCTTCGCCTGCCACGACGCCACGCTGTCGCGCATCGCGGGCGATCCGCGCGCCATCGCGGACATGACGGCGGACGAGCTGCGCGCGGTGGTTCTCGAAGGCGGCGAACGTCTCTCGCCCCTGCCGCGCACCTTGACCGACATCGCCCCCCTGCGGCCGGTCCTGATCGACGTAAAGACCCAGGACCTGGACATCATCGAGGCCATCGTGCGCGACGTACGGGCCTGCGGCGCGGCCGCCAGGGTCTGGATAGGCGTGCGCGACGCGGCCCAGATGGACCTGGCGCGCAGCCTGCTGCCCGACACCCGCCTGCTGGCCTTCCTGCCGGATTACACACGGGCCGATGAATTCGAACGCGCCGGGGCTCGCGCCTTCCGGGTCTGGGAAGGGCAGGTGGAGGACCCCGCGGCGATCGACGTGCTGCGCGGCAAGCCGACGTGGATCACGCTGGGCGGCAAGCAAACACCCTGCGAAGTCGGCGACACCACGCCGGCGCGCCTTGCCCGTATCCTGGCTTTGCGGCCGCGCGGCATCCTGTTGAACGATCCCGGGCTGATGACCGGATCCACGGCGGCGCCGCATGCGCCGGATACGCCATGA
- a CDS encoding ABC transporter ATP-binding protein — translation MTARAPLLEVSDLRRYFGASRSLTGRGGRAIQAVEDVSFHVRTGETLGLVGESGCGKSTTGRMIVGLDRPTRGAIRFKGQDLAALSDAQWRIKRREVQIIFQNPLAALDPRLSIARQIREPLDLHGIGPAGERDAAVDALMNAVSLPYALRDRYPHQISGGQAQRVVIARALALKPSLIVCDEPVSALDVSVQATVIALLEKLQHDHGIAYLFISHDLRVVRRLSHRVAVMYLGQIVEEAPTDALYERPLHPYTQALLSAIPDISATLQRTAHASQDKPRVVLQGDPPSPAQPPDGCRFHTRCPYAQPRCAREMPALRPVADGHAVRCHFAEQISAKHA, via the coding sequence ATGACGGCGCGCGCACCCCTGCTCGAAGTCAGCGACCTGCGCCGCTATTTCGGCGCATCGCGCTCGCTGACGGGGCGCGGCGGCCGCGCCATACAGGCCGTGGAAGACGTGTCCTTCCACGTACGCACCGGCGAGACGCTGGGCCTGGTCGGCGAAAGCGGCTGCGGCAAGTCCACCACCGGACGCATGATCGTGGGCCTGGACCGCCCGACGCGCGGCGCCATCCGCTTCAAGGGCCAGGACCTGGCGGCCTTGAGCGACGCGCAATGGCGGATCAAGCGGCGCGAGGTCCAGATCATTTTCCAGAACCCGCTGGCGGCGCTGGATCCCCGCCTGTCCATCGCCAGGCAGATCCGCGAACCCCTGGACCTGCACGGCATCGGCCCGGCCGGCGAGCGCGACGCCGCGGTCGACGCGCTGATGAACGCGGTGTCGCTGCCTTACGCCCTGCGCGACCGCTATCCGCACCAGATCAGCGGCGGCCAGGCGCAACGCGTGGTGATCGCGCGGGCGCTGGCGCTCAAGCCCAGCCTGATCGTCTGCGACGAACCCGTCTCGGCCCTGGACGTGTCGGTCCAGGCCACGGTGATCGCGCTGCTGGAGAAACTGCAGCACGATCACGGCATCGCCTACCTGTTCATTTCGCACGACCTGCGGGTGGTCAGGCGCCTGTCGCACCGGGTGGCGGTGATGTACCTGGGCCAGATCGTGGAAGAAGCCCCGACCGACGCGCTCTACGAGCGGCCCCTGCATCCCTACACCCAGGCCTTGCTGTCGGCCATCCCCGACATCTCGGCCACCTTGCAGCGTACGGCGCACGCGTCGCAGGACAAGCCCCGCGTCGTCCTGCAGGGCGACCCGCCCAGTCCCGCCCAGCCGCCCGACGGCTGCCGCTTCCATACCCGCTGCCCGTACGCGCAGCCGCGCTGCGCGCGTGAAATGCCGGCCTTGCGTCCTGTGGCGGACGGCCACGCGGTGCGCTGCCATTTCGCGGAACAGATAAGTGCCAAGCATGCATAA
- a CDS encoding ATP-binding cassette domain-containing protein, giving the protein MPLLSVQGLRVGFRTAAGYADVLHDVSFDVGPGRTLCIVGESGSGKSITCQAVLGLLARNGRRTAGSILFQGRDLATLSEGELRQVRGSGIGMVFQDPLGSLNPVHTVGKLLDETLALHTPMDRAQRATRAVELLRMVGIPEPRQRLASYVHQFSGGMAQRVMIAMALACGPKLLIADEPTTALDVTIQAQILDLLNRLKAELGMAILFITHDLGVVAEMADDVLVMRHGRVVETAPAARLFAEPRAAYTRELLAAMPRLDTRAPVYQWREEWA; this is encoded by the coding sequence GTGCCGCTCCTCTCCGTGCAAGGCCTGCGCGTGGGCTTCCGCACCGCTGCGGGCTATGCCGACGTCCTGCATGATGTCAGCTTCGACGTCGGGCCGGGACGCACGCTGTGCATCGTCGGCGAAAGCGGCAGCGGCAAAAGCATTACCTGCCAGGCCGTCCTGGGGCTGCTGGCCCGCAATGGCCGGCGCACCGCCGGGAGCATCCTGTTCCAGGGGCGCGACCTGGCCACGCTGTCCGAAGGCGAACTGCGGCAGGTGCGCGGCAGCGGGATCGGCATGGTGTTCCAGGACCCGCTGGGCTCGCTGAATCCGGTTCACACCGTCGGCAAGCTGCTGGACGAAACGCTGGCCCTGCATACGCCGATGGACCGTGCCCAGAGGGCGACGCGCGCCGTCGAGCTGCTGCGCATGGTCGGCATTCCGGAACCGCGGCAACGCCTGGCTTCCTACGTGCATCAGTTCTCCGGCGGCATGGCGCAACGCGTCATGATCGCGATGGCCCTGGCCTGCGGACCCAAACTGCTGATCGCCGACGAACCGACCACGGCCCTGGACGTCACCATCCAGGCGCAGATCCTGGACCTTTTGAACCGGCTGAAGGCCGAGCTGGGCATGGCCATCCTGTTCATCACCCACGACCTGGGCGTAGTCGCCGAAATGGCGGACGACGTGCTGGTCATGCGCCATGGACGCGTGGTCGAGACGGCGCCGGCCGCGCGTCTTTTCGCCGAACCGCGGGCGGCCTACACGCGCGAACTGCTGGCCGCCATGCCGCGCCTGGATACCCGGGCGCCGGTCTACCAATGGCGCGAGGAATGGGCATGA
- a CDS encoding ABC transporter substrate-binding protein yields MIKLNRYVAKGVLLCLPVIGMATAALGVARAQTAADTRPSLTVAVNELARTLDPAAGNGTVDVRAYYSIYDTLIRRDFDHPEANGGARLQPGLATSWGWTTPTTFDVKLRAGVVCHDGSPFNADDVLATFSPERLWGPDAYYAEGPAYFGTLKKVEKLDDMTVRFTTAEHDASLDQRLSSYMSFVICDEAWNKYRKDGVPAKAWMDEAAKALRFNPVGTGPYKFASYQKNDHITLQAFDKYYGGKPAARTVTFKSVPEVAARIAGLVSGEYDIAAEIPPDQWQSLSAYKDLTLKTVAMENSHVVVFNTNDPLLSDKNLRHALSLAIDRKALIDALWKGRTYAPNGYQLPSFGNLYDKNRVGYQYDPEQAKKLLKQSRYKGQEISYRLIPNYYLYNVEAAQIMQEMWRAVGINVRIDFVDSFKDVRKPGIQMYAWSNTYRIPDPTGSLLILWGANSEVQKSSKVYTPNPEFNTLSQTLYTATDAAQRRATYQKVLDIFEDDMPMTMLYNPATGYAMKNTVRWEPYSQYYMDFRPDNLSFGPK; encoded by the coding sequence ATGATCAAACTGAACCGGTACGTCGCCAAGGGCGTACTGCTATGCCTGCCGGTCATCGGCATGGCCACGGCCGCCCTCGGCGTCGCGCGGGCCCAAACCGCCGCCGACACCCGCCCCAGCCTGACCGTCGCCGTCAACGAACTGGCCCGCACGCTGGATCCCGCGGCCGGGAACGGCACGGTCGACGTGCGCGCCTACTACTCCATCTACGACACGCTGATCCGCCGCGACTTCGACCATCCCGAGGCCAACGGCGGCGCCCGGCTGCAGCCGGGCCTGGCGACCAGCTGGGGCTGGACCACCCCCACTACCTTCGACGTCAAGCTGCGCGCCGGCGTGGTGTGCCACGACGGCAGCCCCTTCAATGCGGACGACGTCCTGGCGACGTTCTCCCCCGAACGCCTGTGGGGCCCGGATGCCTACTACGCCGAAGGCCCGGCCTACTTCGGCACCCTGAAGAAAGTCGAGAAGCTCGATGACATGACGGTGCGCTTCACCACCGCGGAACACGATGCTTCCCTGGACCAGCGGCTGTCCAGCTACATGTCCTTCGTGATCTGCGACGAGGCCTGGAACAAGTACCGCAAGGACGGCGTGCCCGCCAAGGCATGGATGGACGAAGCCGCCAAGGCGCTGCGCTTCAATCCCGTGGGGACCGGACCGTACAAGTTCGCCAGTTACCAGAAGAACGACCACATCACGCTGCAGGCCTTCGACAAGTACTACGGCGGCAAGCCGGCCGCCAGGACCGTTACCTTCAAATCCGTGCCTGAGGTCGCCGCGCGCATCGCCGGCCTGGTTTCCGGCGAATACGACATCGCCGCGGAAATCCCGCCGGACCAGTGGCAGAGCCTGTCCGCGTACAAGGACCTGACGCTCAAGACCGTCGCGATGGAGAACAGCCACGTCGTCGTGTTCAACACCAACGATCCGCTGCTGTCCGACAAGAACCTGCGCCATGCGCTGAGCCTGGCGATCGACCGCAAGGCCCTGATCGACGCGCTGTGGAAGGGCCGCACCTATGCGCCCAACGGTTACCAGTTGCCCAGTTTCGGCAACCTGTACGACAAGAACCGCGTGGGCTACCAATACGATCCCGAGCAGGCGAAGAAGCTGCTGAAGCAAAGCCGCTACAAGGGCCAGGAGATCTCCTACCGCCTGATCCCCAACTACTACCTCTACAACGTCGAAGCCGCGCAGATCATGCAGGAGATGTGGCGGGCGGTGGGCATCAACGTGCGCATCGACTTCGTCGACAGCTTCAAGGACGTGCGCAAGCCCGGCATCCAGATGTACGCCTGGTCCAATACCTACCGTATTCCCGATCCGACCGGGTCGCTGCTGATCCTCTGGGGCGCCAATTCCGAGGTGCAGAAATCCTCCAAGGTGTACACGCCGAATCCGGAGTTCAACACCCTGTCGCAGACGCTGTACACGGCCACCGACGCCGCCCAGCGGCGCGCCACGTACCAAAAGGTCCTGGACATCTTCGAGGACGATATGCCGATGACCATGCTGTACAACCCGGCGACCGGCTACGCCATGAAGAACACGGTGCGGTGGGAACCGTACTCGCAGTACTACATGGACTTCCGTCCCGACAACCTGTCGTTCGGGCCGAAGTAA